Proteins encoded in a region of the Miscanthus floridulus cultivar M001 unplaced genomic scaffold, ASM1932011v1 fs_29_1_2, whole genome shotgun sequence genome:
- the LOC136531183 gene encoding uncharacterized protein codes for MRLNKWKRSLEKDNMCELCGLQVESEFHALVMCDHARNLRSALRKIWALPSEELLSYTGPDWLLQFMSHAPKQMAELTAIMLWRTWFLRNKVVHGAKLIPVSVYVSFLLNYADSLQLSQCKIVKKDMKGKKSILSESEQSRVDIEKRKARQLLERWKPPEQGCVKVNVDGAFNQETGRAGIGIIMRDSTGMVIICAWKAIFDGMNDEEVEALARLEGVRLAAEWSQSKAIIESDCSTVVLAACRPGLDKSQLAFVVNDIKYESSLLAGVSFQFVRREQNEIAHELAQLAKRTSHSAVWHAQVPQCVESLIAKECNLFHE; via the coding sequence ATGAGGCTAAACAAATGGAAACGCTCCTTAGAAAAGGATAATATGTGTGAGTTGTGTGGGCTGCAGGTTGAATCTGAATTCCATGCCTTGGTGATGTGCGATCATGCAAGAAACCTGAGATCTGCTTTGAGAAAGATTTGGGCTTTGCCAAGTGAGGAGCTGCTATCCTATACTGGACCAGATTGGTTACTCCAATTTATGAGTCATGCTCCCAAGCAAATGGCGGAGCTGACGGCTATCATGTTATGGAGGACATGGTTTTTGAGAAATAAGGTGGTCCATGGTGCTAAACTAATTCCGGTGTCTGTATATGTCAGTTTCCTACTAAACTATGCTGATTCTTTGCAATTAAGCCAGTGCAAGATTGTGAAGAAGGATATGAAAGGAAAAAAATCTATCCTGTCAGAATCTGAACAAAGCAGGGTTGACATAGAAAAAAGAAAAGCTCGGCAATTATTAGAAAGATGGAAGCCTCCTGAACAAGGATGTGTTAAAGTTAATGTTGATGGAGCTTTTAACCAAGAAACTGGACGTGCGGGCATCGGTATTATCATGCGGGACAGTACAGGTATGGTTATAATTTGTGCTTGGAAAGCCATTTTTGATGGGATGAATGATGAGGAGGTTGAAGCTTTAGCTCGGTTAGAAGGGGTGCGTCTAGCAGCTGAGTGGTCGCAGAGTAAAGCAATTATTGAATCTGACTGCTCAACGGTTGTTCTAGCAGCTTGTCGTCCAGGTCTGGATAAATCACAGCTTGCTTTTGTTGTAAATGATATAAAATATGAGTCTAGTTTGCTAGCAGGGGTGAGTTTCCAATTTGTGAGGAGAGAGCAAAATGAAATCGCTCATGAACTAGCGCAGCTGGCGAAACGCACGTCACACTCTGCAGTGTGGCATGCGCAGGTTCCCCAATGCGTGGAGTCGTTGATTGCGAAAGAATGTAACCTGTTTCATGAGTAA